A genome region from Macrotis lagotis isolate mMagLag1 chromosome 4, bilby.v1.9.chrom.fasta, whole genome shotgun sequence includes the following:
- the LOC141519926 gene encoding large ribosomal subunit protein eL39-like, with amino-acid sequence MSSHKTFRIKRFLAKKQKQNHPIPQWIRMKTGNKIRYNSKRRHWRRTKLGL; translated from the coding sequence ATGTCCTCTCATAAAACATTCAGAATCAAGAGGTTCCtggccaagaaacagaagcagaatcatcccattccccagtggattcgGATGAAAACTGGCAATAAGATCAGGTACAACTCAAAGAGGAGACACTGGAGAAGGACCAAGCTTGGGTTATAA